Below is a genomic region from Pseudomonas svalbardensis.
GCTTCCAGCGGCTACCCAAACGTGCCGCATTTCTACGGTGCAGCAGCGCTGGCCGGCTGGAAGAAAGTGGTCGACGCGGTTCACGCTGAAGGCGGCAAGATCGTTCCGCAGCTGTGGCATGTCGGCAGCGTGCGCCGCATCGGCACCGAGCCGGACGCCAGCGTGCCGGGTTACGGTCCGTCGGAGAAATTGAAGGACGGTCAGGTCGTGGTTCACGGCATGACCCAGCAAGATATCCAGGACGTGATCGCCGCGTTTGCCCAGGCTGCCAAAGATGCCCAGAGCATCGGCATGGACGGCGTGGAAATTCACGGTGCCCACGGCTACCTCGTGGACCAGTTCTTCTGGGACGGCAGCAACCAGCGCACTGACGAATACGGCGGCAGCCTGGCTAACCGTTCGCGTTTCGCCATTGAACTGATCCAGGCGGTGCGTGCAGCGGTCGGCGAAGGTTTCCCGATTATTTTCCGTTTCTCGCAGTGGAAGCAGCAGGATTACACCGCGCGTCTGGTGCAAACGCCGCAAGCGTTGGGCGAATTCCTCAAGCCGTTGTCCGACGCCGGCGTGGATATTTTCCACTGCTCGACGCGCCGTTTCTGGGAGCCGGAATTCGACGGTTCCGAGCTGAACCTGGCAGGCTGGGCCCGCAAACTCACTGGCAAGCCGACCATCACCGTGGGCAGCGTCGGCCTGGACGGCGAGTTCCTGCAGTTCATGGTCAACACCGACAAGATCGCGCAGCCGGCCAGTCTGGAAAAACTGCTGGAGCGTTTGAACAATGATGAGTTCGATCTGGTGGCCGTCGGTCGTGCGTTGCTGGTGGACCCGGACTGGGCGCAGAAGGTGCGTGACG
It encodes:
- a CDS encoding NADH:flavin oxidoreductase, producing MPVKALFKPFHLGTLELPTRVVMAPMTRSFSPGGVPNSKVIEYYRRRAAAGVGLIITEGTTVGHKASSGYPNVPHFYGAAALAGWKKVVDAVHAEGGKIVPQLWHVGSVRRIGTEPDASVPGYGPSEKLKDGQVVVHGMTQQDIQDVIAAFAQAAKDAQSIGMDGVEIHGAHGYLVDQFFWDGSNQRTDEYGGSLANRSRFAIELIQAVRAAVGEGFPIIFRFSQWKQQDYTARLVQTPQALGEFLKPLSDAGVDIFHCSTRRFWEPEFDGSELNLAGWARKLTGKPTITVGSVGLDGEFLQFMVNTDKIAQPASLEKLLERLNNDEFDLVAVGRALLVDPDWAQKVRDGREEDILPFSREALMTLV